A genomic segment from Sander vitreus isolate 19-12246 chromosome 3, sanVit1, whole genome shotgun sequence encodes:
- the sh3bgr gene encoding SH3 domain-binding glutamic acid-rich protein isoform X3 — protein sequence MVIKVFLASSSGSTAIKKKQQDVVGFLEALKVDYTQLDIACNEENRMWMRENVPEEKKPANGIPLPPQIFNENGYCGDYETFFDAKEDNMVYAFLGLPPPPGSKEAEQADEAHVVENGTHAEETNAEVNPDDSIEVPVEERNGDAHGEEEQAADEEEEGEGGEKEEEEEVAEGETADDEATEGETAGDESLAEEDQAVEETDEVTEDTQAQAEEEEEQEEEEAEVQEAEETE from the exons ATGGTTATCAAAGTATTTCTCGCCTCTTCATCGGGATCCACTGCG ATCAAGAAGAAGCAGCAAGATGTGGTTGGCTTCCTGGAGGCTCTTAAAGTGGACTACACTCAGCTGGACATCGCCTGCAACGAGGAGAACCGCATGTGGATGAGGGAGAATGTCCCTGAGGAGAAGAAGCCTGCCAACGGGATCCCCTTGCCCCCTcagattttcaatgaaaatggcTACTGTGGG GACTATGAAACATTCTTCGATGCAAAGGAGGACAACATGGTGTATGCCTTCCTGGGGCTGCCCCCTCCTCCTGGGTCAAAG GAAGCAGAACAGGCCGACGAGGCGCACGTTGTGGAGAATGGGACTCATGCTGAGGAAACTAATGCAGAAGTGAACCCTGATGACTCAATA GAGGTTCCAGTGGAGGAGCGTAATGGGGATGCACACGGAGAGGAGGAGCAGGCAgctgatgaggaggaggaaggtgagggtggtgaaaaggaggaggaggaggaggtagcAGAAGGAGAGACTGCAGATGATGAAGCCACGGAAGGAGAAACAGCAGGAGACGAATCCCTCGCAGAGGAGGACCAGGCAGTGGAAGAAACAGACGAGGTCACAGAAGACACA CAGGCCCaggcagaggaggaagaagaacag
- the sh3bgr gene encoding SH3 domain-binding glutamic acid-rich protein isoform X2 — translation MVIKVFLASSSGSTAIKKKQQDVVGFLEALKVDYTQLDIACNEENRMWMRENVPEEKKPANGIPLPPQIFNENGYCGDYETFFDAKEDNMVYAFLGLPPPPGSKEAEQADEAHVVENGTHAEETNAEVNPDDSIEVPVEERNGDAHGEEEQAADEEEEGEGGEKEEEEEVAEGETADDEATEGETAGDESLAEEDQAVEETDEVTEDTAQAEEEEEQEEEDLQSEEEEEAEVQEAEETE, via the exons ATGGTTATCAAAGTATTTCTCGCCTCTTCATCGGGATCCACTGCG ATCAAGAAGAAGCAGCAAGATGTGGTTGGCTTCCTGGAGGCTCTTAAAGTGGACTACACTCAGCTGGACATCGCCTGCAACGAGGAGAACCGCATGTGGATGAGGGAGAATGTCCCTGAGGAGAAGAAGCCTGCCAACGGGATCCCCTTGCCCCCTcagattttcaatgaaaatggcTACTGTGGG GACTATGAAACATTCTTCGATGCAAAGGAGGACAACATGGTGTATGCCTTCCTGGGGCTGCCCCCTCCTCCTGGGTCAAAG GAAGCAGAACAGGCCGACGAGGCGCACGTTGTGGAGAATGGGACTCATGCTGAGGAAACTAATGCAGAAGTGAACCCTGATGACTCAATA GAGGTTCCAGTGGAGGAGCGTAATGGGGATGCACACGGAGAGGAGGAGCAGGCAgctgatgaggaggaggaaggtgagggtggtgaaaaggaggaggaggaggaggtagcAGAAGGAGAGACTGCAGATGATGAAGCCACGGAAGGAGAAACAGCAGGAGACGAATCCCTCGCAGAGGAGGACCAGGCAGTGGAAGAAACAGACGAGGTCACAGAAGACACA GCCCaggcagaggaggaagaagaacag
- the sh3bgr gene encoding SH3 domain-binding glutamic acid-rich protein isoform X1, translating into MVIKVFLASSSGSTAIKKKQQDVVGFLEALKVDYTQLDIACNEENRMWMRENVPEEKKPANGIPLPPQIFNENGYCGDYETFFDAKEDNMVYAFLGLPPPPGSKEAEQADEAHVVENGTHAEETNAEVNPDDSIEVPVEERNGDAHGEEEQAADEEEEGEGGEKEEEEEVAEGETADDEATEGETAGDESLAEEDQAVEETDEVTEDTQAQAEEEEEQEEEDLQSEEEEEAEVQEAEETE; encoded by the exons ATGGTTATCAAAGTATTTCTCGCCTCTTCATCGGGATCCACTGCG ATCAAGAAGAAGCAGCAAGATGTGGTTGGCTTCCTGGAGGCTCTTAAAGTGGACTACACTCAGCTGGACATCGCCTGCAACGAGGAGAACCGCATGTGGATGAGGGAGAATGTCCCTGAGGAGAAGAAGCCTGCCAACGGGATCCCCTTGCCCCCTcagattttcaatgaaaatggcTACTGTGGG GACTATGAAACATTCTTCGATGCAAAGGAGGACAACATGGTGTATGCCTTCCTGGGGCTGCCCCCTCCTCCTGGGTCAAAG GAAGCAGAACAGGCCGACGAGGCGCACGTTGTGGAGAATGGGACTCATGCTGAGGAAACTAATGCAGAAGTGAACCCTGATGACTCAATA GAGGTTCCAGTGGAGGAGCGTAATGGGGATGCACACGGAGAGGAGGAGCAGGCAgctgatgaggaggaggaaggtgagggtggtgaaaaggaggaggaggaggaggtagcAGAAGGAGAGACTGCAGATGATGAAGCCACGGAAGGAGAAACAGCAGGAGACGAATCCCTCGCAGAGGAGGACCAGGCAGTGGAAGAAACAGACGAGGTCACAGAAGACACA CAGGCCCaggcagaggaggaagaagaacag
- the sh3bgr gene encoding SH3 domain-binding glutamic acid-rich protein isoform X4, which yields MVIKVFLASSSGSTAIKKKQQDVVGFLEALKVDYTQLDIACNEENRMWMRENVPEEKKPANGIPLPPQIFNENGYCGDYETFFDAKEDNMVYAFLGLPPPPGSKEAEQADEAHVVENGTHAEETNAEVNPDDSIEVPVEERNGDAHGEEEQAADEEEEGEGGEKEEEEEVAEGETADDEATEGETAGDESLAEEDQAVEETDEVTEDTQAQAEEEEEQAEETE from the exons ATGGTTATCAAAGTATTTCTCGCCTCTTCATCGGGATCCACTGCG ATCAAGAAGAAGCAGCAAGATGTGGTTGGCTTCCTGGAGGCTCTTAAAGTGGACTACACTCAGCTGGACATCGCCTGCAACGAGGAGAACCGCATGTGGATGAGGGAGAATGTCCCTGAGGAGAAGAAGCCTGCCAACGGGATCCCCTTGCCCCCTcagattttcaatgaaaatggcTACTGTGGG GACTATGAAACATTCTTCGATGCAAAGGAGGACAACATGGTGTATGCCTTCCTGGGGCTGCCCCCTCCTCCTGGGTCAAAG GAAGCAGAACAGGCCGACGAGGCGCACGTTGTGGAGAATGGGACTCATGCTGAGGAAACTAATGCAGAAGTGAACCCTGATGACTCAATA GAGGTTCCAGTGGAGGAGCGTAATGGGGATGCACACGGAGAGGAGGAGCAGGCAgctgatgaggaggaggaaggtgagggtggtgaaaaggaggaggaggaggaggtagcAGAAGGAGAGACTGCAGATGATGAAGCCACGGAAGGAGAAACAGCAGGAGACGAATCCCTCGCAGAGGAGGACCAGGCAGTGGAAGAAACAGACGAGGTCACAGAAGACACA CAGGCCCaggcagaggaggaagaagaacag
- the LOC144515909 gene encoding lebercilin-like protein, whose amino-acid sequence MDRNSTDKHIGYGDAVGCSTDTSRWSSPSRVCCGSNSSHYSSDFEDQADSLTDKNPEVKTSDKWQASKTCGRKKGKKAQGPHRHKTNNSANRQVLKLPPIKPIQVLKSADLNCIRELKSQVWHLQQQLGEARTENKLLKRLQLRHTVALQHFQDSEGSLSQILTKHSNEIRVLQGLLRETRACRDNLARQLQTTENKLLSAKASLQHLQLLSQDHSLLEREELAFRLTRAYAELEDKDKRILDLEKNLELCQASFNRQIVTEQRKINEARKISCYLQEQIYQLNKEIQDGKRKLETHNIYSHRSSKKGSESKKVQTDELVLLPTAAASLLELEYMTEERLEEQESSVNWCCYNPVQESLVTEKPETEVSANVTLEENRQECTETCADTSEHGGSSEESPEYQTEGESDEEKEASEAPQVLEELKTEEHKSKTSYILEKSLNATKPKRKGYKLPKIRHNYTFKQSIVNLHSGRSADSSVDLSLCQSAKSPIKLETLSSGIQDLCLQAGKSRRDGVCSPQDE is encoded by the exons ATGGACAGAAATAGCACCGACAAGCACATAGGCT ATGGTGATGCTGTGGGCTGCAGCACTGACACCTCTAGGTGGTCCTCTCCCTCCAGAGTGTGCTGTGGCTCTAATAGCTCACACTACTCATCTGACTTTGAAGACCAGGCTGACTCTCTTACAGACAAGAACCCAGAAGTCAAGACATCAGACAAGTGGCAGGCATCAAAAACATGCGgaagaaaaaaag gtaAAAAAGCACAAGGGCCCCACAGGCATAAGACAAACAACAGCGCAAACCGGCAAGTCCTGAAGTTGCCTCCGATCAAGCCCATACAGGTTTTAAAGTCTGCCGACTTGAACTGCATCAGGGAGCTGAAGAGCCAGGTGTGgcatctgcagcagcagctaggCGAAGCCAGGACTGAGAACAAGCTGCTGAAGAGGCTCCAGCTTCGCCACACAGTGGCACTGCAGCACTTCCAAGACTCTGAGGGCAGCCTCTCACAG ATCCTCACCAAGCACAGCAACGAGATCCGAGTCCTGCAAGGGTTGCTGCGTGAGACCCGTGCCTGCCGTGACAATCTGGCAAGGCAGCTACAAACCACAGAAAATAAGTTGCTAAGTGCAAAGGCCAGTCTCCAGCACCTACAGCTGCTCAGCCAGGATCACAGTCTGCTGGAAAGGGAGGAACTCGCCTTCAGACTGACCAGGGCCTATGCAGAGTTGGAGGACAAGGACAAGAGGATATTG GACTTGGAGAAGAATCTTGAGTTGTGCCAAGCCTCATTCAATCGCCAAATAGTCACTGAGCAAAGAAAGATCAATGAGGCGAGAAAGATATCCTGCTATCTGCAAGAGCAAATATATCAGCTAAACAAGGAAATTCAA GATGGAAAGAGAAAACTGGAAACGCACAATATTTACTCCCACAGATCTTCCAAAAAAG GCAGTGAAAGCAAGAAGGTTCAAACAGATGAATTAGTCCTTCTCCCCACTGCGGCTGCAAGTCTTTTGGAGTTAGAATATATGACTGAAGAAAGGCTGGAGGAGCAAGAGAGCTCTGTGAACTGG TGTTGTTACAATCCAGTGCAGGAGTCTTTGGTAACAGAAAAGCCAGAGACAGAGGTTTCTGCAAATGTCACATTAGAAGAGAATCGCCAAGAGTGTACTGAAACATGTGCAG ACACCAGTGAGCATGGTGGTTCTTCAGAAGAGAGCCCAGAATATCAAACTGAGGGAGAAAGTGATGAAGAAAAAGAGGCATCAGAGGCCCCACAGGTGTTAGAAGAGCTAAAAACAGAGGAACACAAGAGCAAAACGTCATACATTTTAGAAAAGTCTCTGAATGCAACTAAACCCAAAAGAAAAGGATACAAGCTCCCCAAAATCAGACACAACTACACCTTTAAACAATCTATTGTGAACCTGCACAGTGGAAGATCTGCCGACAGCAGTGTGGACTTGAGTCTCTGTCAAAGTGCCAAGAGCCCGATCAAGTTGGAGACACTCAGCAGTGGTATTCAAGATCTTTGTCTACAAGCTGGGAAATCCAGGAGAGATGGAGTGTGCAGCCCTCAGGACGAGTAA
- the get1 gene encoding guided entry of tail-anchored proteins factor 1 isoform X1: MASGYAWFLVLGSVFLCNLMKTLLPTISSFLSKMVQKDAEQESEMRAEIQEMKKEQASISMMDEFARYARLERKINKMTDKLKTHVKSRTAQQAKMKWVVNIVFYILQAALMISLIWKYYSDPVTVVPSKWIAPVERLVAFPTGVAGGVGITCWLVVCNKVVSLGLHAVS; the protein is encoded by the exons ATGGCGTCTGGCTATGCGTGGTTCCTTGTGCTGGGGTCGGTTTTCCTGTGCAATCTCATGAAAACACTCCTGCCGACCATATCCTCTTTC CTCTCAAAGATGGTGCAGAAAGATGCTGAGCAGGAGAGTGAGATGAGGGCTGAAATCCAGGAAATGAAGAAGGAGCAGGCCTCGATTAGCATGATGGATGAGTTTGCTAGATATGCCAGATTGGAGCGCAAAATCAACAAGATGACAGACAAGCTGAAAACACACG TGAAATCAAGAACAGCGCAACAAGCCAAAATGAAATGGGTTGTAAACATTGTCTTTTATATACTGCAG GCTGCTCTGATGATCTCCTTGATATGGAAGTATTACTCTGATCCAGTGACAGTGGTCCCCAGTAAATGGATTGCCCCTGTGGAGCGCCTTGTGGCCTTCCCAACAGGAGTGGCAG GTGGAGTGGGAATCACATGCTGGCTGGTGGTTTGCAACAAAGTGGTTTCACTGGGTCTCCATGCCGTCAGCTAG
- the get1 gene encoding guided entry of tail-anchored proteins factor 1 isoform X2: MVQKDAEQESEMRAEIQEMKKEQASISMMDEFARYARLERKINKMTDKLKTHVKSRTAQQAKMKWVVNIVFYILQAALMISLIWKYYSDPVTVVPSKWIAPVERLVAFPTGVAGGVGITCWLVVCNKVVSLGLHAVS; encoded by the exons ATGGTGCAGAAAGATGCTGAGCAGGAGAGTGAGATGAGGGCTGAAATCCAGGAAATGAAGAAGGAGCAGGCCTCGATTAGCATGATGGATGAGTTTGCTAGATATGCCAGATTGGAGCGCAAAATCAACAAGATGACAGACAAGCTGAAAACACACG TGAAATCAAGAACAGCGCAACAAGCCAAAATGAAATGGGTTGTAAACATTGTCTTTTATATACTGCAG GCTGCTCTGATGATCTCCTTGATATGGAAGTATTACTCTGATCCAGTGACAGTGGTCCCCAGTAAATGGATTGCCCCTGTGGAGCGCCTTGTGGCCTTCCCAACAGGAGTGGCAG GTGGAGTGGGAATCACATGCTGGCTGGTGGTTTGCAACAAAGTGGTTTCACTGGGTCTCCATGCCGTCAGCTAG